In Saccharothrix violaceirubra, the following are encoded in one genomic region:
- a CDS encoding response regulator transcription factor yields MDTRPVRLLVVDDEPHIADLVATVARYEGWQAVTAGSGEGALRTATEFKPDIVVLDLMLPDIDGFAVLDRLREVGQVPVVFLTARDGTADRVAGLTRGGDDYLVKPFSVEELMARLRAVLRRSTGPTWQRSVLQVSDLVLDEDTREVRRAGRLVPLTPTEYELLRYLMRRSPAVLTKPQILDHVWEYDFGGRSNVVELVISHLRRKLDDGAEPLIHTVRGVGYALRRAAG; encoded by the coding sequence GTGGACACTCGCCCGGTCCGGCTACTCGTCGTGGACGACGAGCCGCACATCGCCGATCTGGTCGCCACCGTCGCCCGGTACGAGGGGTGGCAGGCGGTCACGGCGGGCAGCGGCGAAGGCGCGCTGCGCACGGCCACCGAGTTCAAACCGGACATCGTCGTACTCGACCTCATGCTGCCCGACATCGACGGGTTCGCCGTGCTCGACCGGCTGCGCGAGGTCGGCCAGGTGCCGGTCGTCTTCCTGACCGCACGCGACGGCACGGCCGACCGGGTCGCGGGACTGACCAGGGGCGGCGACGACTACCTGGTCAAGCCGTTCTCGGTCGAGGAGCTGATGGCCCGGCTGCGGGCGGTGCTGCGGCGCAGCACCGGGCCGACGTGGCAGCGGTCCGTGCTCCAGGTGTCCGACCTGGTCCTGGACGAGGACACCCGCGAGGTGCGCCGCGCGGGCCGGCTCGTGCCGCTCACGCCCACCGAGTACGAGCTGCTGCGGTACCTGATGCGCCGCTCCCCCGCCGTGCTGACCAAGCCGCAGATCCTCGACCACGTGTGGGAGTACGACTTCGGCGGCCGGTCCAACGTGGTCGAACTCGTGATCTCGCACCTGCGCCGCAAGCTCGACGACGGCGCCGAGCCGTTGATCCACACCGTGCGCGGGGTCGGCTACGCGCTGCGCCGGGCCGCCGGATGA
- a CDS encoding N-acetylglucosamine kinase, with amino-acid sequence MTERVLAIDGGNSKTAVALVDVAGRVLAQVRGPGASPQNVGLARSREVFDSLVRETARRAGLSPDERIATHTAAYLAGADLPKEEEDLTAALAGLWSETIVVGNDTFALLRAGTSDGVGVAVVCGAGINCVGVAADGRTHRFPALGRISGDWGGGSHLGAEALWLAVRAEDGRGEPTALVAALKAHYGVRSIADAVESLHFGKVEFDPHPLCPLLFSVARDGDAVARRVVDRLVEEITLLAGVSLRRLGLLGEAVDVVLGGGVVTGTDVARFVASSLSATAPLARVRVVDVPPVVGAALLGLDALNADPSAEARLRAAYEPLSVD; translated from the coding sequence ATGACGGAGCGGGTGCTGGCCATCGACGGCGGCAACAGCAAGACGGCCGTGGCGCTGGTCGACGTGGCGGGCCGCGTGCTCGCCCAGGTGCGCGGTCCGGGCGCGTCGCCGCAGAACGTCGGTCTCGCGCGCAGCCGGGAGGTCTTCGACTCCCTGGTGCGCGAGACCGCGCGTCGGGCGGGCCTTTCGCCGGACGAGCGGATCGCCACGCACACGGCGGCCTACCTCGCCGGCGCCGACCTGCCCAAGGAGGAGGAAGACCTGACGGCCGCGCTCGCCGGGCTGTGGTCGGAGACGATCGTGGTGGGCAACGACACGTTCGCGCTGCTGCGGGCGGGAACATCCGACGGCGTCGGTGTCGCCGTGGTGTGCGGCGCGGGGATCAACTGCGTGGGCGTGGCGGCGGACGGTCGGACGCACCGGTTCCCGGCGTTGGGGCGGATCTCCGGCGACTGGGGCGGTGGCAGCCACCTGGGTGCCGAGGCGTTGTGGCTGGCCGTGCGCGCGGAGGACGGGCGCGGTGAGCCCACCGCCCTCGTGGCCGCCCTGAAGGCCCACTACGGCGTGCGCTCGATCGCCGACGCGGTGGAGTCGTTGCACTTCGGGAAGGTCGAGTTCGACCCGCACCCCCTGTGCCCGCTGCTGTTCTCGGTGGCGCGGGACGGGGACGCCGTGGCCCGGCGGGTGGTCGACCGGCTGGTCGAGGAGATCACGCTGCTGGCCGGCGTGTCGTTGCGGCGGCTCGGGTTGCTGGGCGAGGCCGTGGACGTCGTGCTCGGCGGCGGCGTGGTGACCGGTACCGACGTGGCCCGGTTCGTGGCTTCGTCGTTGTCCGCCACGGCACCGCTGGCCCGGGTGCGGGTGGTGGACGTGCCGCCGGTCGTGGGCGCGGCGTTGTTGGGGTTGGACGCGCTGAACGCCGACCCGTCGGCCGAGGCGCGGCTGCGCGCGGCGTACGAACCCCTGAGCGTCGACTGA
- a CDS encoding AfsR/SARP family transcriptional regulator: MAEGRSGLEFGVLGPLQVLADGKPLPIGRKGMRGLLAMLVLDANRVVPIDGIVDCLWADDPPATARTIVHGYVSRLRRMLEEADPAGSARILTTPPGYQLLVDPWRLDFHRARQLVSSARGKPAPIRAQLLRESLGLWRGPVLGDVPGRPATTDLEELRLAALEERVEAELELGRHLELVGELRRLVDEYPFRERLVAHSMRALYRSGQRADALDAYQRFHRRVVDELGIDPGPELRVLHEQVLRDDPALGGEGDIAPVALVPPRAGVVVPALLPAAASGFIGRDDELARLDLLCAQRDLQATTIAVVAGAPGIGKSELVVTWGHRRAEWFPDGLLYASLNGFVPDRDPVEPGEVLGRFLHALGVPADGLPRDLDDRVGLYRSVLAKRRVLVVLDDAWDPEHVRLLLPPGAGSVVLVTSRRRLESLVVSNGARMLTLDTLREEESVRLVDSVVGKPVSEQEPTAVRMLVELCGNLPLALRIAAAKLVLSPEWTVEDLVVRLSHDDHRLRTLDLPETGVGVARALAVSYRNLPPELAETFRAAGLVPGRWVSPHAIAAVCGTDLGTAQNRLADLADAHLVVEQWRGGYVLHDLVRLYAREVVGPAGPDLRRLVDHYLAACDHARRLIRPVADGLDFSGGDTPAARPATAGQALSWFDKEWPNLIALVHAGAEAGLHRQVWQLVRLVHTYCVTRPAGREWQAIAEFGLASARIAADRRGEMLVLHAMHEVDKRAGSSRGRLADARRAYAIAADLGEPRYLVMALDQLACALTAEDRDKEALACYREAVEVARGDGDALGEATVLDDLAQAERKLGRLEKAARHQFEAMEVHHRNGDERAFVVAVNNLAGLYADLGLLAEAEENARQGVELARGGAMRFEEAFGRLVLGGVLARRGEVVAAQAELAESLRLFERLGSARARQVRSALEALDR; encoded by the coding sequence ATGGCCGAGGGCAGGAGCGGGTTGGAGTTCGGCGTGCTCGGCCCGTTGCAGGTGCTGGCCGACGGCAAGCCCCTCCCCATCGGGCGCAAGGGCATGCGCGGACTGCTCGCCATGCTGGTGCTCGACGCCAACCGGGTCGTCCCGATCGACGGGATCGTCGACTGCCTGTGGGCCGACGACCCGCCGGCGACCGCGCGGACCATCGTCCACGGCTACGTCTCGCGCCTGCGCCGCATGCTGGAGGAGGCCGACCCCGCCGGCTCGGCGCGCATCCTCACCACGCCGCCCGGCTACCAGCTCCTCGTCGACCCGTGGCGCCTGGACTTCCACCGCGCCCGGCAGCTCGTGTCGTCGGCCCGCGGCAAGCCCGCGCCGATCCGGGCCCAGCTCCTGCGGGAGTCCCTGGGCCTGTGGCGCGGACCGGTGCTCGGCGACGTGCCCGGCCGACCGGCCACCACCGACCTGGAGGAACTACGGCTTGCCGCACTCGAGGAACGCGTCGAGGCCGAGCTGGAACTGGGCCGGCACCTGGAACTCGTGGGCGAGTTGCGCCGACTCGTCGACGAGTACCCGTTCCGGGAAAGGCTTGTCGCGCACAGCATGCGGGCGCTCTACCGGTCCGGTCAGCGCGCCGACGCGCTCGACGCGTACCAGCGCTTCCACCGTCGGGTCGTCGACGAACTCGGCATCGACCCCGGACCGGAACTGCGCGTCCTGCACGAGCAGGTCCTGCGCGACGACCCGGCGCTCGGCGGCGAGGGCGACATCGCGCCCGTCGCGCTCGTGCCGCCGCGGGCGGGCGTGGTCGTGCCCGCGTTGCTGCCCGCCGCGGCGAGCGGGTTCATCGGCCGCGACGACGAACTCGCCCGGCTCGACCTGCTGTGCGCCCAACGCGACCTCCAGGCCACCACGATCGCCGTGGTCGCGGGTGCGCCCGGCATCGGCAAGAGCGAACTGGTCGTCACGTGGGGGCACCGCCGGGCCGAGTGGTTCCCCGACGGCCTGCTGTACGCGTCGCTGAACGGCTTCGTGCCAGACCGCGACCCGGTCGAGCCGGGCGAGGTGCTCGGCCGGTTCCTGCACGCGTTGGGCGTGCCCGCCGACGGCCTGCCGCGCGACCTCGACGACCGCGTCGGCCTGTACCGGTCGGTGCTGGCCAAGCGGCGCGTGCTCGTCGTGCTGGACGACGCGTGGGACCCCGAGCACGTGCGCCTGCTGCTGCCGCCCGGCGCCGGCTCCGTGGTGCTGGTGACCTCACGGCGCCGGCTGGAGTCGCTCGTGGTGTCCAACGGCGCGCGGATGCTGACCCTGGACACGTTGCGGGAGGAGGAGTCCGTCCGGCTGGTGGACTCCGTGGTGGGCAAGCCGGTGTCCGAACAGGAACCCACGGCCGTGCGCATGCTGGTCGAGCTGTGCGGGAACCTGCCGTTGGCGCTGCGGATCGCGGCGGCCAAGCTCGTGCTCAGCCCCGAGTGGACGGTCGAGGACCTGGTCGTGCGGCTGTCGCACGACGACCACCGGCTGCGCACCCTCGATCTGCCCGAGACCGGTGTCGGCGTGGCGCGGGCGCTGGCCGTGTCGTACCGCAACCTGCCGCCCGAGTTGGCCGAGACGTTCCGCGCGGCCGGGCTCGTGCCGGGGCGGTGGGTGAGCCCGCACGCGATCGCGGCGGTGTGCGGCACGGACCTGGGCACGGCCCAGAATCGGCTGGCGGACCTGGCCGACGCGCACCTCGTCGTCGAGCAGTGGCGTGGCGGCTACGTCCTGCACGACCTGGTCCGGCTCTACGCGCGCGAAGTGGTCGGACCGGCCGGGCCGGACCTGCGCCGGCTGGTGGACCACTACCTGGCCGCGTGCGACCACGCGCGGCGGCTGATCAGGCCCGTCGCCGACGGCCTCGACTTCTCCGGCGGCGACACGCCCGCCGCCCGGCCCGCCACCGCCGGCCAGGCGCTGTCGTGGTTCGACAAGGAGTGGCCGAACCTGATCGCGTTGGTGCACGCGGGTGCCGAGGCCGGGCTGCACCGGCAGGTCTGGCAGCTCGTGCGGCTCGTGCACACCTACTGCGTGACGCGGCCGGCCGGGCGGGAGTGGCAGGCGATCGCCGAGTTCGGTCTGGCGTCCGCGCGGATCGCCGCCGACCGGCGCGGCGAGATGCTGGTGCTGCACGCCATGCACGAGGTGGACAAGCGCGCGGGGTCGTCGCGCGGCAGGCTCGCCGACGCCCGACGGGCCTACGCGATCGCCGCGGACCTGGGCGAACCCCGGTACCTGGTGATGGCGTTGGACCAGCTGGCGTGCGCGTTGACCGCCGAGGACCGCGACAAGGAGGCGCTCGCGTGCTACCGGGAGGCGGTCGAGGTCGCCCGGGGTGACGGCGACGCGCTCGGCGAGGCGACGGTGCTGGACGACCTCGCCCAGGCGGAGCGCAAGCTCGGTCGGTTGGAAAAGGCGGCGCGGCACCAGTTCGAGGCGATGGAGGTGCACCACCGCAACGGCGACGAGCGGGCGTTCGTCGTGGCCGTGAACAATTTGGCGGGCCTGTACGCCGACCTGGGATTGCTGGCCGAGGCCGAGGAGAACGCACGTCAGGGCGTCGAACTGGCCCGGGGTGGCGCGATGCGGTTCGAGGAGGCGTTCGGCCGGCTGGTGCTCGGCGGGGTGCTGGCCCGCCGGGGCGAAGTCGTTGCGGCGCAAGCGGAGTTGGCCGAGTCGCTGCGCCTGTTCGAGCGGTTGGGCTCGGCGCGGGCGCGGCAGGTCAGATCCGCGCTGGAAGCCCTGGACCGCTGA
- the mgrA gene encoding L-glyceraldehyde 3-phosphate reductase, whose translation MAYRPDQSRYDRMSYRRVGRSGLKLPAISLGLWHNFGDDRPFETGRAIVRRAFDLGITHFDLANNYGPPYGSAERNFGRLLAGDLAPYRDELVVSTKAGYDMWPGPYGEWGSRKYLLASLDQSLGRLGLDYVDIFYSHRFDPDTPLEETVGALVSAVRQGKALYVGISSYSATKTREAAVLLRAEGVPLLIHQPSYSLLNRWVEAELLDALGELGTGCIAFSPLGQGMLTDKYLDGVPADSRAAQGKSLSTGLLGEENIGRVRALNAIAAARGQSLAQLALSWVLRDPRVTSALIGASSVAQLEANVAALDGPPLTHDELAAIDEHAVESGIDLWARSSQAG comes from the coding sequence ATGGCCTACCGACCCGACCAGTCCCGTTACGACCGGATGTCCTATCGGCGGGTGGGGCGCAGCGGCTTGAAGCTGCCCGCGATCTCGCTCGGCCTGTGGCACAACTTCGGCGACGACCGGCCGTTCGAGACCGGCCGCGCGATCGTGCGGCGGGCGTTCGACCTCGGGATCACGCACTTCGACCTGGCCAACAACTACGGGCCGCCCTACGGCAGCGCCGAGCGCAACTTCGGCCGCCTGCTCGCCGGCGACCTGGCGCCGTACCGGGACGAGCTGGTCGTGTCCACGAAGGCGGGCTACGACATGTGGCCGGGACCTTATGGGGAGTGGGGTTCGCGCAAGTACCTGCTCGCGTCGTTGGACCAGTCGTTGGGTCGGTTGGGGCTGGACTACGTGGACATCTTCTACTCGCACCGGTTCGACCCGGACACGCCGTTGGAGGAGACGGTCGGTGCCCTGGTCAGCGCGGTGCGACAGGGCAAGGCGCTGTACGTGGGCATCTCGTCGTACTCGGCGACCAAGACCCGCGAGGCGGCTGTGCTGCTGCGCGCGGAGGGCGTGCCGCTGCTCATCCACCAGCCGTCGTACTCGCTGCTCAACCGGTGGGTCGAGGCGGAGTTGCTGGACGCGTTGGGTGAGCTGGGGACCGGCTGCATCGCGTTCTCGCCGTTGGGGCAGGGCATGTTGACGGACAAGTACCTCGACGGCGTACCCGCGGATTCCCGTGCGGCGCAGGGGAAGTCGTTGTCGACCGGGTTGTTGGGCGAGGAGAACATCGGACGGGTGCGGGCGTTGAACGCGATCGCGGCGGCGCGCGGGCAGTCGTTGGCGCAGTTGGCGTTGTCGTGGGTGCTGCGCGATCCACGCGTGACGTCGGCGCTGATCGGCGCGAGTTCGGTGGCACAGCTGGAGGCGAACGTGGCCGCTTTGGACGGGCCGCCGCTCACCCACGACGAGTTGGCCGCCATCGACGAGCACGCCGTCGAGTCCGGCATCGACCTCTGGGCCCGGTCGTCCCAGGCCGGGTGA
- a CDS encoding sensor histidine kinase, translating into MSPGTVSGWTRLDRTRLGTRLALGLGVLALAVFAVLGAVMAGSMEDYLAGKLDEQMRGTQIDLEKDIAKYGDLHRSAYGWYSAVYDVRDGVAVPRSTGDLPADHAELSSIALLTGTEPVFRTADLAGDGTYRVRGCPVGAGVVLVSAAPMDEITTTVRRLVLVEIGAFAVALAAFVVIGRAVLRRGLKPLSDMAAIARDITSHDLTDSARLPVRVETGAGGVEVEELRTAFNTMLEHIDSSLAARTAAEQRLRRFIADASHELRTPLTSIRGYADLFRYAAANAPGEREAHLDKLRSEARRMAVLLDDLLLLARLDAAEVETPLRTHRADLVEVVREAADAFVVARPYHPLAVTVPREPVVLEFDPVRVRQVVDNLLANAASHTPAGTAVSLALAVSGRYAVLRVADAGPGIPEGEQARVFDRFHRVDDSRTRGRGGSGLGLAVVHSLVAAHGGTITLRSRPGRTTFTIRLPGLA; encoded by the coding sequence ATGAGCCCTGGGACGGTGTCGGGCTGGACCCGGCTCGACCGGACCCGGCTGGGCACGCGGCTCGCGCTCGGCCTCGGCGTGCTCGCGCTCGCGGTGTTCGCCGTGCTGGGCGCGGTCATGGCCGGGTCCATGGAGGACTACCTCGCGGGCAAGCTCGACGAGCAGATGCGCGGCACGCAGATCGACCTGGAGAAGGACATCGCCAAGTACGGCGACCTGCACCGGTCCGCGTACGGCTGGTACTCGGCCGTGTACGACGTGCGCGACGGCGTCGCCGTGCCCCGCTCGACCGGTGACCTGCCCGCGGACCACGCGGAGCTGTCGTCGATCGCGCTGCTCACCGGCACCGAACCGGTGTTCCGCACGGCCGACCTCGCGGGCGACGGCACGTACCGGGTGCGCGGCTGCCCGGTGGGCGCGGGCGTGGTGCTGGTCAGTGCGGCGCCGATGGACGAGATCACGACGACCGTGCGGCGGCTCGTGCTCGTGGAGATCGGCGCGTTCGCGGTGGCCCTGGCGGCGTTCGTGGTGATCGGCCGGGCGGTGCTGAGGCGCGGGCTCAAGCCGTTGAGCGACATGGCCGCGATCGCCCGGGACATCACCTCGCACGACCTGACCGACTCGGCCCGGCTGCCGGTGCGCGTGGAGACCGGCGCGGGCGGCGTCGAGGTGGAGGAGCTGCGCACCGCGTTCAACACGATGTTGGAGCACATCGACTCGTCGCTGGCCGCGCGCACGGCCGCCGAGCAGCGCCTGCGCCGGTTCATCGCGGACGCCTCGCACGAGCTGCGCACGCCGTTGACGTCGATCCGCGGCTACGCCGACCTGTTCCGGTACGCGGCGGCCAACGCGCCGGGGGAACGCGAGGCGCACCTGGACAAGCTGCGCTCGGAGGCCCGGCGGATGGCCGTGCTGCTCGACGACCTCCTGCTGCTGGCCCGGCTGGACGCGGCCGAGGTCGAGACGCCGCTGCGCACGCACCGGGCCGACCTGGTGGAGGTCGTACGCGAGGCGGCCGACGCGTTCGTGGTGGCCCGGCCCTACCACCCGCTCGCGGTGACCGTCCCCCGCGAACCGGTCGTGCTGGAGTTCGATCCGGTCCGGGTGCGGCAGGTGGTCGACAACCTGCTGGCCAACGCCGCCTCGCACACCCCGGCGGGCACGGCCGTGTCGCTGGCGCTGGCGGTGTCCGGCCGGTACGCGGTGCTGCGCGTGGCCGATGCCGGTCCGGGCATTCCCGAGGGGGAGCAGGCCCGCGTGTTCGACCGGTTCCACCGGGTCGACGACTCGCGCACGCGTGGGCGTGGGGGCAGCGGCCTGGGGCTGGCCGTGGTCCATTCCCTGGTCGCCGCCCACGGCGGCACGATCACCCTGCGCAGCCGACCGGGCCGCACGACCTTCACGATCCGCCTGCCCGGCCTCGCCTGA
- a CDS encoding SGNH/GDSL hydrolase family protein, translating into MHGLDSFVALGDSFTEGLDDPGADGAYVGWADRLAEVMAATRPGFRYANLAVRGKMLQEIVREQVPLATSLKPALATFCGGGNDLLVPGSDPDALAEVYEIAVAELRAAGAEVVIFTGFDPRHTPLLRSLRGKIAIYNSHLWSVAERYHCRVVDLWSMAVLHDRRAWSEDRLHLSTEGHRRVAARTAEVLGLQPVEPWDTPWPPAGVEDWISQRRQDLKWAREHVMPWIARRLRGESMGDGVAPKRPELLPLCD; encoded by the coding sequence GTGCACGGATTGGACAGTTTCGTCGCATTGGGGGACAGCTTCACCGAAGGACTCGACGACCCGGGCGCCGACGGGGCCTACGTGGGCTGGGCCGACCGGCTCGCGGAGGTGATGGCGGCCACCCGGCCCGGCTTCCGCTACGCCAACCTCGCCGTGCGCGGGAAGATGCTCCAGGAGATCGTGCGCGAGCAGGTGCCGCTGGCCACGTCGCTCAAGCCGGCACTGGCCACGTTCTGCGGCGGCGGCAACGACCTCCTGGTACCCGGCAGCGACCCGGACGCGCTCGCCGAGGTGTACGAGATCGCGGTCGCCGAACTCCGCGCCGCCGGTGCCGAGGTGGTCATCTTCACCGGGTTCGACCCCCGGCACACGCCGTTGCTGCGGTCGTTGCGGGGCAAGATCGCCATCTACAACAGCCACCTGTGGTCCGTCGCCGAGCGCTACCACTGCCGCGTGGTCGACCTGTGGTCCATGGCCGTGCTGCACGACCGTCGCGCGTGGAGCGAGGACCGCCTCCACCTCTCCACCGAGGGCCACCGCCGCGTCGCCGCGCGCACCGCCGAGGTGCTCGGCCTCCAGCCGGTCGAACCGTGGGACACGCCGTGGCCGCCGGCGGGCGTCGAGGACTGGATCTCCCAGCGCCGGCAGGACCTGAAGTGGGCCCGGGAGCACGTCATGCCGTGGATCGCGCGCCGACTGCGCGGCGAGTCGATGGGCGACGGCGTCGCGCCCAAGCGCCCCGAACTGCTCCCGCTGTGCGACTGA
- a CDS encoding ADP-ribosylglycohydrolase family protein: MPREPMSVVDRGAACLLGGALGDALGAPVQYLGWTDIQRDHGPDGVLEPPRPALVTDDTQLTLFTADGYLRAWVRGRTTGEWEPVDMVWQSYRRWLVTQQVAAPELGVTGLAGDERLYSSRSPGLTCLRALAADDPPTPEAPHNESSGCNGVTRTAPAGFAPSAEIAYDLGCRFAALTHGGTGGWVAGGAFALLIHLIAVRGRPLREAVDQVVGRVLRDDPYTANTLNRAVVFAEEHVAQNFESVRVDRLGSGWTGPEALAIAVHTVLVHPRRAEVATALRAAANHSGGSDATAALTGNILGALHGTAGLPREWLANLELVDLLTRLGSDLGRSVVGLEFDEHRYQK, translated from the coding sequence GTGCCACGCGAGCCGATGAGCGTGGTCGACCGTGGCGCCGCCTGCCTGCTCGGCGGCGCGCTCGGCGACGCGTTGGGCGCACCCGTCCAGTACCTCGGCTGGACGGACATCCAGCGCGACCACGGACCCGACGGCGTGCTCGAACCGCCGCGACCCGCGCTCGTGACCGACGACACCCAGCTGACCCTGTTCACCGCCGACGGCTACCTGCGCGCCTGGGTGCGCGGCCGGACCACCGGCGAGTGGGAACCCGTCGACATGGTGTGGCAAAGCTACCGGCGGTGGCTGGTCACCCAGCAGGTGGCCGCGCCGGAACTCGGCGTGACCGGGCTGGCGGGCGACGAACGGCTGTACTCGTCGCGTTCGCCCGGCCTCACGTGCCTACGCGCGCTGGCCGCCGACGACCCGCCGACACCCGAGGCGCCGCACAACGAGTCGTCCGGCTGCAACGGCGTGACGCGCACCGCGCCCGCCGGGTTCGCGCCCAGCGCCGAGATCGCCTACGACCTGGGCTGCCGGTTCGCCGCGCTCACCCACGGCGGCACCGGCGGCTGGGTGGCCGGCGGCGCGTTCGCGTTGCTGATCCACCTGATCGCGGTGCGCGGGCGGCCGTTGCGCGAAGCCGTCGACCAGGTCGTGGGCCGCGTGCTGCGGGACGACCCGTACACGGCGAACACGCTCAACCGGGCCGTGGTGTTCGCCGAGGAGCACGTGGCGCAGAACTTCGAGTCGGTGCGCGTCGACCGGCTGGGCAGCGGGTGGACCGGGCCCGAGGCGTTGGCGATCGCCGTGCACACCGTGCTCGTGCACCCCCGGCGGGCAGAGGTGGCGACGGCGTTGCGCGCCGCCGCGAACCACTCCGGGGGCAGCGACGCGACGGCGGCGTTGACCGGCAACATCCTCGGTGCGCTGCACGGCACGGCGGGCCTGCCCCGCGAGTGGCTGGCGAACCTGGAGCTGGTGGACCTGCTGACCCGGCTGGGCAGCGACCTGGGGCGTTCGGTGGTCGGACTGGAGTTCGACGAGCACCGGTACCAGAAGTGA
- a CDS encoding vWA domain-containing protein, producing the protein MHPFRRRGAVALAVAALTASAVQFLAPAGVAAPAPAPCGPLDVTFVLDDTGSMGGAITNLKTGINSIVNDVVTASGGDYQFGLVTFKDNITVVNDLAPGNAAAVTNYVTNTLAAGGGSNEPEASDEALNTAVNRKPAAGRPQNVDFNGVWRTNATKFVVLVTDARPGGFDDAYGAADVANASAVANSALANGIKVSAVYVPTSATYQAQIVPVMQNYANTTGGLYTAAAADGSGTASAIRKFLTDCRQTDVWLHDQTTDTGVETNPNGVVWNSPDIKVCPTAADCPGIQPVVGATNYVHVRLNNPGPYGSGTGLGTLKVYYVDAGGSTSWNNATNGDWTFIGQQSVSVPAGVTVVKIPWVNVPGPGHFCLLARWVSATDPMTFAEGSNTALNTKNNNNIAWRNFITVRVKPTKPVKSWFTVGNATGRTIKTDLVVGTPGKPLVGNGRVVIDLGPRLFERWKAAGGQGEGVKQAGETSIEIADPRRAVLHGILVEPGERFKTELTFTGGTVGEFEQTVTQLSEGEDIGGVGYQVIVE; encoded by the coding sequence ATGCATCCCTTTCGCCGGCGCGGCGCGGTGGCGCTCGCCGTCGCGGCCCTGACCGCGTCCGCTGTCCAGTTCCTCGCCCCGGCCGGTGTCGCCGCACCGGCCCCGGCACCCTGCGGCCCGCTCGACGTGACCTTCGTGCTCGACGACACCGGCAGCATGGGTGGCGCGATCACGAACCTGAAGACCGGCATCAACTCGATCGTCAACGACGTGGTCACCGCGTCCGGCGGCGACTACCAGTTCGGCCTGGTCACGTTCAAGGACAACATCACCGTCGTCAACGACCTGGCGCCGGGCAACGCGGCGGCGGTCACCAACTACGTCACGAACACGCTCGCGGCCGGCGGCGGCTCGAACGAGCCCGAGGCGTCCGACGAGGCGTTGAACACCGCCGTCAACCGCAAGCCCGCGGCGGGGCGTCCGCAGAACGTCGACTTCAACGGGGTCTGGCGGACGAACGCGACGAAGTTCGTCGTGCTGGTGACCGACGCGCGGCCGGGCGGGTTCGACGACGCGTACGGCGCGGCGGACGTGGCCAACGCGTCGGCGGTGGCGAACTCGGCGCTGGCCAACGGGATCAAGGTGTCCGCGGTGTACGTGCCGACGTCGGCCACGTACCAGGCGCAGATCGTGCCCGTGATGCAGAACTACGCCAACACCACCGGCGGCCTGTACACGGCCGCGGCGGCGGACGGCTCGGGCACGGCGTCGGCGATCCGCAAGTTCCTCACCGACTGCCGGCAGACCGACGTGTGGCTGCACGACCAGACCACGGACACCGGCGTGGAGACCAACCCCAACGGGGTCGTGTGGAACAGCCCGGACATCAAGGTCTGCCCGACGGCCGCCGACTGCCCCGGCATCCAGCCGGTGGTCGGCGCGACGAACTACGTGCACGTGCGGCTGAACAACCCCGGCCCGTACGGCAGCGGCACGGGTCTGGGCACGTTGAAGGTCTACTACGTGGACGCGGGCGGCTCGACGTCGTGGAACAACGCGACGAACGGCGACTGGACGTTCATCGGCCAGCAGAGCGTGTCGGTGCCGGCGGGCGTGACCGTGGTGAAGATCCCGTGGGTGAACGTGCCGGGTCCGGGCCACTTCTGCCTGCTGGCGCGCTGGGTGTCGGCCACCGACCCGATGACGTTCGCCGAGGGCTCGAACACGGCGTTGAACACGAAGAACAACAACAACATCGCGTGGCGCAACTTCATCACCGTGCGGGTCAAGCCGACCAAGCCGGTGAAGTCGTGGTTCACCGTCGGCAACGCCACCGGTCGCACGATCAAGACCGACCTGGTCGTGGGCACGCCGGGCAAGCCACTGGTCGGCAACGGTCGCGTGGTGATCGACCTGGGTCCGCGCCTGTTCGAGCGCTGGAAGGCGGCGGGCGGCCAGGGCGAGGGCGTGAAGCAGGCGGGCGAGACGTCGATCGAGATCGCCGACCCGCGCCGGGCCGTGCTGCACGGCATCCTCGTGGAGCCGGGTGAGCGGTTCAAGACCGAGTTGACGTTCACGGGCGGGACGGTCGGCGAGTTCGAGCAGACCGTGACGCAGCTGTCCGAGGGCGAGGACATCGGCGGCGTCGGCTACCAGGTGATCGTGGAGTGA